Within Styela clava chromosome 8, kaStyClav1.hap1.2, whole genome shotgun sequence, the genomic segment AGGTAAAGTACATTGAAATAAGTAAGTACAtagatttattttgattattgcaaaatatttctcAAGTACTTCAAACTTTAATGCTGCgtacctgacatgggcaaactacggcccgtgggccaaatacggcccgctgggtaattcaatctggcccgcctgatgctgccacaaccaaactgaaagcaaattttgatgtttatctAAACTATAGTTCAAGGAATTcattgagattgcgattaaatttagttttgccaCGAGGCTCactgttttccacttttgcttttgtaacactctAAATATTGTTCACAAACCTGACACCTGTTGCAAAAACCTCGTCAACCCCTGCTGTATAATGTAATATGATCCATGATTTCAGTCCACAATTCTCAGGTGAACAAATAGGTTTTATTCTCTGATTTCTACTTCCACGAAATTTATTGACTGATGATGAGGCAATTTCAAGATATCAAGACTTTACAGCGTATAATGAATAATTATATCACGCAGTTTCGCATCTCAATCAGATAAGAAGAATCGCCTAACATTATTACTGGATAAACATTGGCAACCCAGAATAATTAGTTATTtgcaatattctatttttaagtaaatcgcaataaattatattatttaactTTCTGAAAGCATTTAAAAGGAATAGCAAAGTTCCGCTTACTTACACTTTCGCACGGACAAAACCCATTCACAGACGACATTACATTTTTAGAAAAGACACAAACGTTTTTTAAAGAGCGGTCAATTTCAAGGGTTTTTTCCTTataaagaaattttttaaaGGGACAAAGATTATATAAAAATACCTTGGCCCTGTTAAGGAGACATATCGAAATAGGTATAGACCTTTTTTACGAATGTGTTCATGCTTTTCGTTGACTGGTATTGTTGTCTGTTGCCAACCGCAGGTTTCTTTCAGGATCCACCAAACTGTTTAACGATATCGTTTGAACAATATCAAGAATTTTCAGCGCATAAAAAATACGTTTCAATATTACCAGTATCATAAGCGGTTTCTATCTTTTAAACTTGAGATTCTATCGAACTATTCTATCGACCAGTTTTCCTCATACAATTACATATAATTCAACGGCACTACAGGAGTGTATGTACtattatggaggtaactaattctgttcgcctactttacatcaagttgtgtaaagggtctgaaacctatgggcagggggtatattcacttggctaacacagacagtcctcgaactcgtaataaaactaaaataaagaaaattatgataaaattatggcctaaccaacACAACGGGAGTACTGCCTGAGTTACATCAATGATAGAGCATTTGACGTAATATTGCGATTGTAGCAGCGATATTGACGCATTCAAGTAAAGGTGCTTTTATTCACAGTTTGAAGTAGGTGTTAACTATTATCATGACCAACTTTATCTGCCTTATGAGGCGTGGCTTATTTTTGCATAGGTAGGCTAACTTTGATTCATTCGATATCAATTATAATAGCCATTTCGCATGTTGAGCTTGTGTTTGAACATTTATGAaatgcaggggtgtgcaacctgcggccagCGGGCTATATGCGGCCCGCAACTAAAACTTATGCGGCCCACGAAGAAGCGCCATATTTGAATGATGTACgtcccgcgaaacgagtttttaatttagtatgTGCAAGTAATTCTAATTCCTGTGTGTTGCAATGTCTTTATCtgcttgtgcaaagcgaacaacgcttgtcacaagatcaataaccaaattttGTATCTGCAATTACTAGAAAGCGCTTAAGTAAAGGTGCGACCCGTGGATTCATTCATTTAGTTGTATCTGGCCTTCTTGTATCAAAGATCGCACACCCCTAAATTATTATCTAACATTATGACAGTCATTGCGAATCAGCTGGGATTCGCTTTGATGATTATATATACGTCTAGTAATCAGTAACTTATAGTATGAGAGTGTTGGCATATGGGAATGGGAATGTTTTTTCGGTACTGCCCTAGTATTGTACCAGATtaaggttagggcataattttatttcaattatttttagtttagttctattacgagttaggggactgtttgtgttacccaagtgaatatacccccacccatagtaatcagtccctttagacaatttgatgtaaagtaggcgaacgaaattaattacctccatattggtacacacatttctggagcgccgcccttttttttatttattcccaGAAGAAGGTTTAATTATGCAAAATGACAAGCTTATAGCTGAATTACTGGGAATTTCAGGGGTATTATACGACTAACTTTTAGTAGCATATGCGAAGTTGCAATCTTCAACAGAATATTTTACTATCAAATTACTGGTATATTTAGAAAGATGTTAATCGCATATGTAatcttatattttaaatttattgcgaGTTcctaaaaatagaatattgcgAGAAACTAAAATTAATTCTTCGATGTCATTGTTTATCAAATAATGAACGTCACGCTCAACCGCAAATCCGATTGAAATCTGAACTGCGTCATGACATACCTGCGCGTATGCTTCTATATATATCCGATTGCGGTAAATTTTTGAGCATAAGATGAACTTCCTCAGTTAAATTTAATGTCGATTGTATGCTCATATTTTGAAAGTGAGAAGTAATTGATAATTCCATCCAATAAAAGAGTCCagttgcacactaacacaaatgaaACTAACACAGatatacatttgtgttagtgtacagCTGGACTCATTAATTGgttagaatagtcatgtttagtCCAGCTACAGCATTCTTGTATTATACGTATACGGAatcactagcataaaggcatagaggaaAGATAGGGAGTTAGTCTCGGGAAATCCAACTCAAAGTTAGTTTATTTAATAATgcttgtattttattatttatagtgATTTGATAGACGTACATAACTATTGATATTAGGAATTCTTATACCGTAGATTAGGTTTTCTATAAGTTCGTCTATTTTGTGATCATAAATTGTCGTAAATAAAGTTATATGacaattccagtaatgcaaccAAACCGGAATATTTGGTTCATTATATAGCAGGACACATTCAGAAAAAGTTTGATAATTGCAAGAAAATATGTACAGTATTCGATGTACATTAGCCAACGAGAGTAGAATCTTTACATAATAAATTAACCATTCATGTTTTATATACCCTCCAAAAGGCCATgacgcttttaaaaataaaatgttgttcCCCCTTTAGAAGAATTAGGTGTTGGCGAAAagtaattcaattcaattctaAAACCCTACGTCCTATAAGGCATAAGGGTAACTGAACCTAGATATAGCCTTTATGGAGCTAAAAAAAAAGGAACACTAGCGCCGCAGAAAGACATCATGCTACTCGGTGCGGTTAAGCGTAAGGCAAAGCTAAGAATAACgctcaaaaatattgaaaaaaggaaaaaaactTGAGATTAAGTCAGCAAAAATAGTCAATGTCAAGTATTTGACTTTGTCTATTTTGGTTCAGACAATCCGCAATTGAGagtcatttttttattcatccaCAAAATCGGAATCAATGTGCCTATCGACCAAGAGCTTCCAATGCAAGGGTCTCCAACATGTGGCCAGAGGCACACGACTAACGTACGAGCATTTGCATGCTGTTAAGACTAGCAAACCAACACAGCATAAAGTCAAACATCAACTTTCTTACAGTGCCAATCATCCGGCATACGTTGAAGAATAAGTTTCATGTCTAGCTTGgtgtaagattcaagtgtaatttctACAAATAAATTCAGATTCATTTTGTTATCTTTACTTTTGTACCTAATTTGTTGATTTGTGGCATGCGTCGTCAATAAAGTTAAaactagagctcgaccgatatatcggccaaccgatatatcgggccgatattgcgtgtttgccgatatatcatatcggcccaatcggccgatatatctggccgatatatatcagtgttagtcgcttttccacgttctaaaaaatgagtatttttccccgggaaatatctgcggtcgagcgttttctttttttcgcttctctcattttgcctttagagttctcttctatatttctcggtctcttttatctcttcgtgcggcgcaaaatcctcgccttcgaatatcttgcgtccccactaggcttgcacgtaattgacaaaaatcaattctgtaattacggcaaaattgattacgtaattgcgatattttttcatacaTTTAAACTTATCataaaaaccatttgaatccacttcttttccgaacgGGACATCGaaattggttttcatattaccgacagtactacacgccggcgacagatgttaaagacaaataccaaggagtgaattcaaattaaatttattctgatttttatcttttgtgttggctgtgattttcctttatcaccttcgcaaattaaccgtcccaattttacgcgatcaattttatcattaccgacactggtatacggatatttattaaacgatagttgccttttttaaaatggactttcgtattgaataaaaatttcgggtttctaagttattaatcaacgacaagcgtattctctcgtttgattatacctgCGCTTGCCTTGTTATTGCTACGTTTTTTACATTGTCCGACtttgctacctagttagcatttcataataattattgatgctgaattattgacgatattccgattaccaagcttcattttatatcaaatcatttcgcggcctaaatgttataacattatttgcgataaatttagatcaaatattaattatttagccggcgatgaattcttacccgtaactcgttgtaaattaatgctaataaattctattttgttttttaatgcgccatgatttgtattaataaaagtgattgagtcgggaaaagaaagtaGCCTTCTCTCCATTTGAGGGCCCAtagcggcggtaaaattcgtttcatgtctgtttcacggagagaaagaaaaatacgccttccggaattacaatcaactatcacacattcCTATTTATCATCatcagcgccgaataaaaaagataccaaatcgtgACAAAAAAGCCTGTCGGTGTTAATTGCGTTACGGTGATAACGCTCATAATAAAATCGTTTTGACCATGAAACCAAACGCTCGAACGgggtggcaacgcgtcatgccttcccccacctgcgtaacaagagagagaaaaacgaaGCGAATACCGTAACTGTAACCCCTTCTACTTGttaaactttcatttttacaatcgacggaattgactgctttgaaggagcacgtttcaaacgcgaaagcgctcgaccaataattacgactttacgtaatttgtaactcgaaataattacgtaattccgtaaattacgtgcaagcctactcccCACCTACTACTGTATGGATCAAAACGGACTTCTATAAGCTCTTTACTGACtgccttttttcttttgtgcttGGTTTTTTCAAACATTGCCTTCTGTTTTGTGCATTAATGTGTGTTCTTATTATTTGCTGTGAAACTTTTATCAATGATGCAAGCACTGTGTAGGACTGCTTTACttttcaacataaacttttgattgactgaaactgaatttttcttACTAGTTGTATTTACTGCGGGTTCAGGTTGTAGATgtcggtatgtcgatatcggttatcggccactagttggccgatatatcgttatcggtatcggtgccaaaaagtgatatcggtcgagctctagttAAAACCATgacatattttgagttggagacgcctGTCCAAATTCAACACTTTAATTATGCTTGTCTTGATTCTGTGGTCAAAACAAATACCTTACAAAAGCCCAATAGGTAAAAAGAGATCGAAATCTGCGAATTTGCGTCCTAAGCTTGCAATTCATACAAAACtatatatatgtcaaaattcatttgaatttgGTGGGTTTAcgattcccaaactttattgggcGCGGGCCAAAATCAGAATCGGAAGAAAGTTCGCGGGCCAGAAGAGTGTAGCGACCTTAAGTTTGCGACGGTTTCGCTGGGGTTCTGtcgattcactttcatttgacatttttttgaaacatgtttgtttgactcataATGGCGCTTATTGTCTTATTTCCTCATATATGGAATAGTTCGTTggcaaagaagacaaatcgccgAAGTTTGATTTCTTTGAATGCAGAAATACAAACGCTCACATTTATTCAAGGAACGTCTGTTTTCAGCGTCTAGTTTTGGTTTGCTTCTTGGTATCTCTAAGCTTTCTAACGTGACTGTTACGATAAACACGTTTTTAAACTGTGGTAGTGACATTGCAACTAGCGGTATCTAGATCGCAAACAGGTAGAAACAACACCATTTCACTTAAGCTCGGCGGGTCATTTTAAatcggatttggcccgcgggccgcggttcgggaacccctggtttagagtATTCGAGTAGATAAGAAGTCttaatcaaatattcaacatTAGCGGTAACTATAAATGATGTTAATTCATGTAAAAGTTTTTATAAATGGATCAAAAATACACCTTGTGTCTGTTCGCAAACACCGTTATTTGTTGCAGATCATTTACAATTTTCATTTACATCGACATAAGAAAATAGATAAAATTACGCTTTTTACTCAGTCGCACTTAACTAAGCTGAGATGAAAATCGCTGTCGTTATTATCCTAATCTACGCCATCACTACATCATGGTGTCAAGATGAAAAAGTGTTTCACTGCTCTCCCAAACCTGGTTGTGACATAGCACGATGTGATCCGGTTGCTGTAGGATGGGACAGACCAGGTTTCAACATTGATGAACATCTTCGTGACatggaatttccgatttcatgCAAATCCAATAGTACTGTTCTCAGCTGGCTTGATTTAGCATCCAGAAATTTGGGTAAGTggtaatttatttgatttatcaATTAACAAATTATCGTTTCTTGTTTATTGTGGGTGATCACTTAGCAAGTGTTGTGTCTGTGTTggccgagtgaatatacccataagttttgttccttcacacaacttgatgtaaagtagccgaacaaaattagtcacctccatattcgTACACATACCTCTGACGCGCCCATCATTCTGTGTTTGCGATTGGCATGATGCAGACTAATTAATCAAGACCAAtctttaatatttgcattcagATATAACAAATATCAGAATGGGATTGAACAAATTGGAAAACAAGTTTGACGAAAAAATCGgcatatttggaaaaaaaaatgttggtcAGTGTTCAAAATATAGTTGATACTTGCTGGTGACAATAAACTTTCTGGCTTAATGTGATTTCTGTTAATTGTATTTTAAACTTTCATTCTATCCTAAAAATTCCGTACAACGTACAGCCGACTGTTTGCTAAGGTCTATGCACCAAATCTACGTTTATGACAAAAGACTAAAAGCCATATTGAAATCAAACAAACCGAACTGTCGATTAAAACcttataaatgtaaatgatttTTCGTACGGTTTGAttatataatttgattttttaattagatatatttttttagGAAAAATTTGAAACGTCATTGTCAGAAAATTAAACTCTTGTATAAAATGCAACGCTGAATTTGTCAATTCCTAAAATTTGGTAAGAAAATATCTCAATTCGACTCTATTGTCCACGAATGGTTTAATAGATTAACGGGTGTgaaaactgcggcccgcgggcaaaATGCGGTccgcaaagaaaaattgtgcagcCCGCGAGGAAATGCCAATTTTCAATGGTGTGTCCGTGAAACgaatttttagtttagttaatctggtcGAGCGAGCTATTCCAATCTTTTTGCGTGTCAAAGCCTATACCATTACCTAAGTGGCACTTTCATATTaccaaaaattatcaaaatcctGTTGCAAAATAACAATGTTAAAAAAACCTGTTTCTCACTGGAGTcagaaaatttgaatagcagctttatttataaatttatgcgttttaagtAAGTTTTATCGCACGCTAataaaccattggcagatatttgtatttattagcagaacagtttcgatttattttaaaactattccaactgggaataGTCCTTTTCCAAATCCTGATGTTTGGAAAATCACAGAATTTCATtattgtatctataaacgtctaaatgggaatgacgtcctgtgatcggtaaaaggagaatgaattgtcttgtgtagacaggaccaagccgatgagatgagcTCCTCATTTGAAGAggcgttttgtgcctttattttattcGAAACACTCTTCTATTTTCAAacgttggccatgtgacagcagtgacgaatAGCAGAGCTGACTTAGTGCCGCGCGATCCATTTTTTGTATCTAGATCCGAGGTCCCAACTTAGGCGgacttggttgttttttgacggtagcactaggcctgctcacgctacaaataataaatgttttcaaatataacaattcatcatacaatgtgTGTAGAAAAAAGTGGCCGAAGTAAACTGagaggaaacgtatttccttaaCCACAAAAACATTAAACCACAGCGTCTGGTGTGTTTCCACGAATATccgtcacgaaagaatataatttcaagcgacattacaaaatcaaacacgAGAAATGATACCAAAAATTccacgtttttttttaaatactttataTAGTTTCCTTGAAAAACAGATTAGAACGATAAAgtctcatttttaaatatatttgagaaGAATAAACTCTCAATGTTTTGATAAcctttgggttttctccgaccaCGGCCCGCGAGATCTCCTCAAAAGATTTTGCGGCCcttcaacctcgcaaccttggaccccCCTGATTTAGATTATAACGTTGGTCGTGATTTAGTAAAACTATTTgggaaaattcatttcatttccAAACAGAAAATGACAAGTGTTGCAAACAAATTAACCAGCAATCAACTGCAATAAACAATCTATCGAAGAAAGCTATGAAACAATTCACTGAGATCAAACAGTTGAAGAAAGGTTTGTAACAACTTGATTTTAGATTTACTTGTTTGAAGAGTGGTAGGAACTGTACGTAACTTGAAAGGCCTTCTGTTTTTGCTATCAACAttatatttaaatcattttcaagTTATCGATCAGTAACATTGTTTTCTTatggctgaaacattttttgtgataacATTAAATAAGGAATAAATGAGGCTTATTTTTTAAACTCATAACGTCCATAACATGATATAGAACGAACGATTAATGAGcggatattattaattttagaaTTGGCTCAAGTTGAggaaatcaataaaaatttgatagaAGACAACAATGAACTGAAAAGAGGTGAGATTAAACTGCTGGGCCTTAACGCTTATATgctattttattaaaatgttttaaccTTTCTTTATGGTCGTGGGTAACAACTAACATGACTCTTTTCTTTGcttattgaaaaacaatatatatataaattaaacagtagttgaactatgtatgtctgaagaagtctgaccttggtcagacgaaacgttacagaaatatatttgtgttagtgtgcagcaagactcttgaatcacttagaatatataaattaaatttggaaaaaatataatattctgtACTGAGCTACTGAATGGGATTCTTCTACTACAGTTCAAGACATGATTAGCAGGTTGACAGAACACaacgaaaaaatgaaaaaagataaAATCTTTCGAATAATATTCTTGttaacaatatataaatatatttggctAAAAACATTCCTCGTAGGTCATTGAACTACTCTAGgaagatatgaaaaaattagAAACCAAAAACTGCTTTTTCATAATGACAAATGAATAGATTTTCCAACAATCTGTGTAAATTTAGAAAGGAAAAGTAACAATAATTAAGAAATTGtatttttcgaattgaaatGTATTTCATGGTCAATGGAAATTCAAACTTCTCAAATGGTTGTGGATATTTATTGCCTTGTCTAATATTAGTGAGAgcgtttcaaataaatttccaacTATAATAcggaataattaaaaaaatagaaatttgtaaAGATTGATTGTTGTTTAGACAATTATGTAGTTTCTAGCATTTATATTAACATTTAGCAATATCCCGTATTGAACAAAAACTTGCTGTAACGGAGAAGCCTCAGATGCTTCTAAATAGATCAAGACAGATCACCAAACCAACAACAAAGACTCAGACAACAATGAAACCGACTCCTGCCCCAggtaaaatttaatttagaatCATTCAATTTGTAAACTGCGAGTATTTGACAAATGTTTCGCataaaagttgaaataaattgataGATTCCATATGATTATTTACTTGATTATAGTATTTCCTTGTGGTAAATTAGGGTCAAAATAAACGTTAGGCATTATATAATAAACCTGACTTGTTGTACGTCCCAATTCTACCACTGCGTGTTAAACCGtataatttgattataaaatattgaagttcaatttttttccaagttaCTTGGTGCTTTTTGTCTAAATCaaagatttttaaaaaaaagtgctTGACGAATTTATCTATATCACCACGGGTGGTCGTTACTTTTCAGAAAACTGCAAATTAAAGATGGGAATTATATGTTATTTTGCTTTGATACTGGGTCAACCTGATGTCGACTATGAAAATGCAGTTGAATTTTGTAAGGAACGTAACGCAGATGTTGCTTTGATACAAAATGAAGCATCTTACaatgtaattgtgaattatttgagaaaaaatattcCCAAGGGAAAGTCAGAGATCAGAATATGGACAAAGTTACACTTTGATCCAACGGTTAGTGTCGTATGGGTATGCTATTTATACTTGGATGGGGAATATAGAAATCTGATATCGGGGTAGAATGTCTGGTCAGGCGCGACAGAGAAACCCAAAGGCTTCTCGAAGTTAtatctaatttaaatttttagacttctgattcgaaacacaattcAACACTAAAGAAAAACAtgaatctcacgatttcgaaaaaataaatagaatcaGGCGCGCTTGCCTACCAATGCCAACGTAACAGGGATCGCAAAAAATGTTTTGGCGCAATTCTTGCGGCCCCTAGAAGTTGTTGCGCCAGCGTGGTCGCGACCCCCAGTTTAGGAAGCCTTGCTGTAAGGCACAACCTAATAGGATACttgcaaaaattttcaaaagtctTGTCGCGTACCACATCGCAAACAGACAATAGTTTGTATTATGAAATTTGCAACGTAGACAAAATCCCGTAAAATACATAACAACAAACTTAAATACACGTGTAAGGAAAGAAAAACTATTTTCTCACTCAAATTGATGTCCTAGAAATCAACTGCTTTGAAAACGTTTTTATCGGACcaaatttaaaatgttaatCCTCGAAAGAAAAATTGAGATACTAATATTCTTCAGATATCACAAGACTTCAGTGATAAACGCCATTTACCAATAAAGTTCTTCTTTTTTTCAGACTCGTGTCGTCACACCTGCAGATTCCTTTATTAAATGGTTTCAATATTATCCATTGACTGGAAGTGATTATAAATCTTATACAAATGTTCATCTTTATGTCACTCCCAAGTCGAATAGAGGGTATCAAGCGATGTTCAATAATCCTCCTAGCAGGAAGGTTCATGGAGTTCTTTGTGAGATCCAGAACTAATGAAACGTCTACCTGGTTACAATTTGCTCCTCCGGATCTATCATCAGTAAAATTAGTATTTCTAACAATGGGCAGTATAATATAAATCATtgatttgtaatttaaaatcattacctaatttgaatttataccaggggtgggcaaagtgcggcccgcaggccaaatgcggcccgtgAGGGGGAAATTGTGCAGCTCGcggaaaagtgccaattttgaatggtgtgcgacCAGTTAAgctagtttttaatttagtttgatctggttcccgttgcgttgcaaagcttatattcgagtccaatttattatctatgcctatgacgtcaTAACGCCATAacagcgaagcgaacaacgcgattCACAAAGCTGTCACTTGCTGAGCAGCGAACAATTGAAAGGAAAATGCGGAGCAGACGCTAATGAATTTGTAAGAACGGGCAATTGGGGATTAGGCTACTGGaaagcaatttgaaaaaattgaatatttaaagatacaaaagctaaatgagttttggttccagcctatcagttgattttgtttaaatctaatCTAGAATAAAATTTGACAGCAATATGTTTGGAAATGAATCTTGTCGTATTGTACTGAAAACATCTCAACaaagataactttccacatttgaaaaaagtcatggcttcaaatatggcacttttcagttacatatttttttctaaaatgggcgtcatatcgaattgctagcacttccatttaagcaaattcggataaaagtagtcgggaaaagaatccagcagcaaatttctctctgaattcgtttaaattgggtgtgacaatatatttaaattacaattttatGAAACTTATGCgttttctgcaaggacccctgAGGATGACGACATGAGATCAATATCAAAAATacactattttgtgcctgcaactaatagaaagtcTATGATGaaaatgcggcccgcggtttacccagttattgatatttggcccgcctgcgaaaaatattgcacacccctgatttattggtatttctttttattaaaatagattTCGCAGCAATCTTGCTGTGTAGTGTCGAAAAATCAAATATCGATAATTTTTGAAAGTGCACCTTACATTAGTTAAGCATGGAAAGTGAATTTATAAAGATTCTATAGAAAAATGTAAGCCCCATGGAAAAACTTTTACCGCaacttatttttcaaattatctcGTCTCTCTGATCTgagtattttgaatataataattttaatttgataaatttgttGATGAAAATTTGTCTTATCAACTTTGAATGAATTCAGCTTCTGTATAATATCTTTCATTCCTATAgatatcattttaaaaaataaataaatccagGGGCACCACaagtcttttttattatttatttttatagtaaAGCCCCATCTTCTtgcacaaattttttattacactCACTACACATATTGAAAATTCAACCACAAAATGGTAAACATTTTACTCTACCAAggcatattataaacaagaataatGGTAATGATGGCGTAATGGTCACATTCGTTGTAACAGCACACATTAAGTTGTTTACGACTTACTGTGCCGACAATTAATACATTCGCCGTTTTCAGAAGCTTTTATGTAGAAATAAATAGGGAGTGACGTCATCGAAATATCATGTGCAGTGTTGAATTTTACAACCATAATTGTGAATTTCTCGGTAAGGATTTTAGTTATAATAATAGTTGGGGTGGTGTTTTGTTGGGAAATTACAGAAGAAAACAATAAGACTGAATGTAGATGTGTTTAATTAGCATTCACTAGACACACATTGATGTGGCAAATTTCGCATTAG encodes:
- the LOC120325799 gene encoding uncharacterized protein LOC120325799 codes for the protein MKIAVVIILIYAITTSWCQDEKVFHCSPKPGCDIARCDPVAVGWDRPGFNIDEHLRDMEFPISCKSNSTVLSWLDLASRNLDITNIRMGLNKLENKFDEKIGIFGKKNVENDKCCKQINQQSTAINNLSKKAMKQFTEIKQLKKELAQVEEINKNLIEDNNELKRGEIKLLGLNAYMLFY